TGTCGCGCGACCCGACGATCTCAGCGAGGATATTGATGCCGCGCACGTCGGGCATGTTGAGATCGAGGATGACGAGATCGACCGGCTGCGACTGGACAAAGGCACCGACCGTCGCGCCGCGGTCGAGCGCCCCGACGACGGTGAAACGTTCGTACGAAGCGAACAGCAGCCGGAGGCCGTTCTGCGTGATCGGATGATCGTCGACGATCAGGATATTGTGCGTCAGACTCATGTCGGCGTTCGCTCGCCCCCGTTTGCGACCCGGTGGCAATGGATCAGCGACGACACGCTTTTACAACCCGAATAAATCTGGGGTTGGCGGATAGAAAAGGCCAAGAATCCGGCGCATAGCCAGATATTGTCAGCTCCGCCGGACGATCTGCGCCAGCGGGTTCGGCTCCGCCTCGGCGATCTTGGCGAGATGGTTGCGATCACGGTGGAGGAAGGGTTCGGGCTGCCCGTGCACCATCAACACCGTGTCCGAAACATAGCTCCACGAGCCGTCGTCGTGGAAATCGACCGTGATCGCATAGCTGTCGGTGCGAAAGGCCTGTTCGAGGAAGGTCGTCGAACAGATGCCATATTCGCTGCTCCCCCGCTCGGCCTTCAGCACCAGTTGTCTGGCGTCGGCGGTGGCATGTCCGGCGGCGATCGCCACCTGCCCGCGCGGGATGGCAAGCGTCTGCAGCACCAGCCCGGTCGCCGGTTCCCACAGCCAATATCCGACCTGATCGTGGAAGGCGATGTCCTCGTCGGGGGTGTTGATATGGACATGGTAGCGCAGCCCGTAGAAAAGCTGCGGCCCGTTCGCCTGCGGATCGATCGGCTGCATCTCGATCCGCTCGTAATAGTCGCGCTGCTCGGGGCCGTCGGCCTTGGGATTGATATCGACGCCGCGATGGCCTTCCCAGATGCCGGCGAGGCGGCGTAGCGGCCCGAGATTATCGAGCGTATCGGGCGCGACGTCGTCGGGCTCGGTGAAGATATCGTCCGGAATGTCCATGGTGCCCCCCGTCCTTACAATGCCGCCCGCCGCGCCGCGGCGCAAGAAGCGCTTGTGATTTTTTAGGAATTCGGATGAGGTTGCGGTAAGGTCAAGCGGCAATCGGGGAGATGGACGATGGGCATGAAACGACAGTTGGCGCTTGGCGCCGCGCTTTTGCTTTCGACGTCGGGCATGGCGCTCGCGGCCGAAGGCGGTCATGACGTCGTGATCCGCGGCGGCACCATCTATGACGGGTCGGGCGCGCCGGGCGTCGTCGGCGATGTCGCGATCGATGGCGACCGCGTCGTCGCGGTCGGCAAGGTCGCGGGCAAGGGCCGCACCGAAATATCGGCCGCCGGGATGGCGGTCGCGCCCGGGTTCATCAACATGCTGAGCTGGGCGACCGAATCGCTGATCGCCGGCCCGAAAAGCCAGAGCGACATAAGGCAGGGCGTCACGCTGGAGGTGATGGGCGAGGGCTGGTCGATGGGGCCGCTGAACGCGGCGATGAAGGCCACCGAAACCGAGCGTCAGGGCGATATCAAATATCCGATCGAATGGACCAGCCTCGGCGATTATCTGTCCTGGCTCGAAAAACACGGCATCGCGCCCAACGTCGCGAGCTTCGTCGGTGCCGCGACGGTGCGCGTCCACGAACTGGGCGAAGACGATGTCGATCCGACGCCCGAACAGCTGGACCGCATGCGCGCGCTCGTCCGGCAGGCGATGGACGAAGGCGCGCTCGGCGTTGGCAGTTCGCTCATCTATGCGCCCGGCTCCTATGCCGAAACCGACGAACTCGTCGCGCTGACCGGCGAGGCGGCGCAATGCGGCGGCATGTACATCAGCCATATGCGATCCGAAGGCGACCGGCTCGAGGAAGCGGTCGACGAGCTGATCGAGATATCGCGTCGCTCGGGCGCTCCGGCCGAAATCTATCACCTCAAGATGGCGGGCCGCGAAAACTGGGGCAAGCTTGCCCCCGTCGTCGCGAAGGTCGAGGCAGCGCGCGCTGCGGGACAGCGGATCACCGCCGACATGTACACCTATACCGCTGGCGCGACCGGGCTCGACGCGGCGATGCCGACCTGGGTACAGGCCGGCGGGCTCGAAAAATGGATCGAACGGCTGAAGGACCCGGCGATCCGCGCGCGTGTCGCGGCCGAAATGCAGAAGCCGGGCAACGACTGGGAAAATCTCTACTTCGGCGCCGGCGCCGACAAGATGATCCTGTCGGGTTTCAAGAAGGATGCGCTCAAGCCGCTGACCGGCAAGACGCTCGCCGAGGTCGCGCAGATGCGCGGCAAATCGCCCGAGGAGACCGCGATGGACCTCGTCGTCGAGGACGGCTCGCGCGTCGGTACCGTCTATTTCCTGATGTCGGAGGATAATGTTCGCGCGCAGATCAAGTTGCCGTGGATGAGCTTCGGGTCCGATGCGGCATCGCAGGCGACCGAGGGCGTCTTCCTGAAATCGGGCGCCCATCCGCGCACCTACGGCAATTTCGCGCGCCTGCTCGGCCGCTATGTCCGCGACGAGAAGCTGATCCCGCTTGAACAGGCGGTGCACCGGCTGACCACCCTGCCCGCGACCAACCTCGGGATCAAGGAACGCGGCGCGCTGAAGCCCGGCTATTTCGCCGACGTCGTGATCTTCGACCCGGCGGCGGTCGCCGACCGCTCGACCTTCGAGGCGCCGCACCAATATTCGCTCGGCGTCCGCGATGTCTTCGTCAACGGCGCGGCAGTGCTCAAGGACGGCGAGCCGACCGGCGCCACCCCAGGCCGCGCGGTGCGCGGCGCCGGCTGGGAGAAATGCCGCTGAGCGCAAAGGCGTAATATTTCTGGGCCTTTGCCCCAGACATATCCGCGTTGCAACTTTCCCCGTACCGACCATTCTGGTCGCTCAGAACAGACATGGGGATGGAAATGATCAAGAAGTCGCTCGCCGCGCTGACGCTGGTGCTGACGCTTTCGCCGCTGGTCGGGGCGCATGCCCAGCGCACGGTGACACCCGTCGTGCAGCCGGGTGGCGACATCCCCAAAAGCTATTCGCCCGAAAGCGAAGGCACCGATTACGAACGGCGCGTCGTCATGGTGCCGATGCGCGACGGCGTGAAGCTGCAGACGATCATCATCGTGCCCAAGGGCGCGAAGAATGCGCCGATTCTGATGGACCGCACGCCCTATAATGCGACGGCGCGCTCGACGCGGTCGACGAGCACGCGGATGGTCAACGCGCTGCCGTTCGAGAATGAGCAGTTCGTGAAGAACGGCTATATCATCGTTTGGCAGGACACCCGCGGCAAGTTCGGGTCCGAGGGCGACTATACGATGATCATGCCGGTCGCCGGGCCGCTCAACAAGACCGGGGTCGACCATTCGACCGACGCTTACGACACGATCGACTGGCTGGTGAACAAGGCGAATCTGCCCGAAAGCAATGGCCGCGTCGGGATGATCGGTTCGTCCTACGAGGGCTATACGACCGCGATGGCGCTGCTCAATCCGCACCCGGCACTGCGGGCGGCGGCACCCGAAAGCCCGATCATCGACGGCTGGATGGGCGACGACTGGTTCCATTACGGCGCCTTCCGCCAGCTCATGCTGGGCTTCGTCGCGATGCAGTCGGGCGAAAAGGGCTTCGCGAGCGCCCCCTCGCACGGAGGCGGCGACGATTATGACGTGTTCCGCGAAGCAGGGTCGGCCGGTGACTGGGCCCGCGCCCGCGGCTTCGACCAGCTTCCGGCGTTCAAGCGGGTCGTCGCCAATCCCGAATATAACGCGACATGGTCGGGGCAGGCGGTCGACAAGCTGCTCGCCGCCAATCCGTCCAACGTGCCGACGCTGTGGGTCCAGCCGATCTGGGATCAGGAGGACAGCTATGGCGCGATCCACTCGTTCGAAGCGCTGCGCGCCGCGGGCAAGACCGGCAACAATCACCTGATCCTCGGCCCGTGGTTCCACAGCCAGGTCAACCGCGCCGCCGGCGGCCGCAGCGTCGGGCCGCTCAACTGGGACGGCGACACCGTCGAACATTATTGGAAGCGCATGGTGCTGCCCTTCTTCAACGAGCATCTGAAGGACGGCCCGCCGTCGAACATGCCGGTCGCGACGGTCTATAACACCGGCGAGGACCGCTGGGAGAGACTGACGACGTGGCCGCTCGCCTGCGAGAAGGGCTGCCCCTCACCGCTGACCCCGCTCTATCTCGCCGCCGACGGCGGGCTCAGTTTCAAGGCGGGCGCCGCGGGCGGCGATAGCTATGTCTCCGATCCCGCCAAGCCGGTGCCCTTCCTGCAACGCCCGTTCAGCATGCAGCGTTCGGTCTACACCCCCGAATGGCCGACCTGGCTGGTCAGCGACCAGCGCCATGTCGACGGGCGGCCCGACGTCATGACCTATCGCAGCGAGGTACTGACCGCGCCGGTCCGTGTGTCTGGCGCGCCGATCGCCGACATCATCGCGCGCACGACCGGCACCGACGGCGATTTCGTGGTCAAGGTGATCGACGTCTTCCCGCAGGAAAATGCCAACAACCCCAATATGGGCGGTTATCAGCTCGCGATCGCGCTCGACATTTTCCGCGGCCGGTACCGGGAAAGCTTCTCCGACCCCTCGCCGATCCCGGCGGGCAAGGCGCAGCGCTACAAGTTCCGCCTGCCGACCGTGAACCATGTGTTCCAGCCGGGGCACCGCATCATGATCCAGGTCCAGTCGAGCCTGTTCCCGCTCTACGACCGCAATCCACAGACCTATGTCCCCAATATCTTCAACGCGAAGAAGGCGGACTATAAGGCGGCGACGATCACGCTCGAACGCGGCGCGAACGGCAGCCGCGTGTGGCTTCCCGTGGTGCCGGTCGACCAGTCGGCGGCGGCGGCACAATAAAAGCGGAGGGACAGTTGGCCGATCGACGCCACCGGCGGCCCGCCGCAGCCCGCTTCCTGTTCGCCGCACCGCTGTGCCTTTTTGCGGCGGCGCCGGTGCAGGGCGAATGGACCAGCCAATATCCGCACGTCGAAAATGCGGCGAAGAATGTCGGCCACCAGCTTTATCTGGAGGCCTATAATCTGCCAACCTTCGCGGCGAGCCCGACCGATCCGGCGCCGTCGCCCGACGGCCGCTCGGTCGCCTTTGCCGCGCGCGGGTGGCTGTGGACGATGGACGTCGCGACAAGGCAGGCGCGGCGGCTGACGCGCGGACCCCGCATCGATTCGCGCCCGGCCTGGTCGCCCGATGGTCGCCAGATTGCCTTCGTCCGCGACAGCGGGCGCGACACCGACATCATGCTGGTCGACGTCGCGACGGGCAAGGAACGCCCGCTGGCCGCAAGCCCGGCGCTCGACCTCGACCCCGCCTTTGCGCCCGATGGCAAGTCGCTGTTCTACAGCTCGGCCGAGGCGGGCGATTTCGACCTGTGGCGGGTCGAGCTTGCCACCGGAACGAAAACCCGCCTCACCACCGATACCGGTCAGGAACTGAACCCACAGCCGATCGGCGGCGGCACCGGGCTCGCCTATGTCAACCGCGCCAAATATTTCAGCGACGCGGTTGCGACCCTCTCGCTCGCCGATGGCGAGCGCCGGACGCTGCTGTCGACGGGCATGGCGCCGCAGCTCCGCGTCGCCGCATCGCCCGACGGGCGCTCGGTCGCGATCACCGAGCCCGATGGCGACCGGTTGAAACTGATCACCCTCGACGCGGGTGGCGGCGACACGATCCGCGTTGCGCCCGACGCGACCTATCCGCTCGCGCCGAGCTGGTCGCACGGCGGCGCGCTATGGTTCGTCCAGCCGAACCGCGACAAGCAATTCACCCTGTACCGCACCCCGGCCGACGGCGGCGCCAGCGAGGACATGTCGCCGCTCGACTGGGATTTCGGCGAGCGCACCGCGCGCGTCACCATCCGCACCCGGCAGGCCGGGAAGCTGACCCCCGCCCGGCTGGCGATCGTCGACGGCAGCGGCCATCCCGCGGTTCCCGCGACCGGCCTTGCCTATTTCGACTTCCAGCAAGGCCGCGTCTTCACCCATTCGCCCGGCGTGGTGACCGTTGAAGTCCCGGCAGGTGCGATCGGGCTGAGCGCGACGCACGGGTTCGACGGGGTTGCCGAAGCAACGCGGCAGGTGCGCGCCGGCGACACGGTGACGATCGACCTCGATCTGCCCTCGACCGGCTTCGACGCCGCCGCGCGCGGCTGGTATTCGGGCGACCTCCACAACCATCTCAATTACGGCGGCCCCTATCAGCTCGAACCCGGCGATCTGGTGACGATGATGCGCGCCGAAGGGCTCGACGTCGCGACGCCGCAGCTCGCCAATCTCCAGACGCGGCAGGTCGACGCCAAATGGTGGGGCTGGCAGCGCACCGAACTGCCGCTGATCCGCGTCTCGCAGGAGGTGCGTGCGCATTTCCTCGGCCATATCGGGGTGATCGGTACCGATGCGCCGTTCGACCCGTGGTTCTTCGGCCCGAGCTACCCGGTCCGCGCGCAGAGCGAGCTGACCAACGCCGATGTCCTCCGCTTCACCCGCGCGCACGGCGGGCTCAATATCTATGTCCATCCGGTGATCGGCAACGATCCCTTTCCGGCAGAGGGCAACCCCGGCGGTTTCCCGCTAGCGCTGGTGCCCGACGCGGTGCTCGGCGACGTCGACGCGATCGAGATCGCGTGCCTGTGGAGCGACGAGCTCGGGACCAGCGAGCTCTGGTATCGCCTCCTCAACCTCGGCCTGCCGGTCGCCCCGACCGCGGGCAGCGACACGATGCAGAATATCCACCGCATGATGGCGATTGGCTCGACCCGCGTCTACGCCAAGCCCGAGGGGCCGGTCGGGATGACGAGCTTCCTCGACGCGCTGCGCAAGGGACGCAGCTTCGTCACCACCGGGCCGATGATCGATTTCACCGCGGCGGGCGCCGGGCCGGGCGAGGTCGTCGCGGGCGGCAGCACCTCGATCCCCTGGTCGCTCGACCTGTTTTCGCCAACCGCGGTCGAGACGGTCGAAGTCCTCGTCAACGGGCGCGTGGTATGGAGCGGCAAGGGGCTCCCCGCCGCCGGGAAGCGCAGCTACAGCGGCACGATCGAGGTACCCGCGGGCGGCTGGGTCGCCGCGCGCGTCCATGGCGGCCCGGCAGTCTGGCCGGTGCAGGACGGGGCGCCCTTTGCGCACAGCGCGCCGGTCTGGATCGGCCGCGTCGGCAGCACCGACCCCGCTGCGGCGCGCAGTGCCGCCGCCGACCTGCTCCGCTGGATGCCGGTCGGCGAAGCGCGACTCGCAACCGGCTATCCGGGCGACAGCGGCGCGCGCCTCAAGGCCCGCTTTGCCGAAGCGCGCCAGCGGCTCGAAGCGTGGGCGAAATGATATCGGGATAAGAGTGCCAAAAAGGGACCGAATCCGTCCCGTCCCGATACGGCTTTTTTTTCGTCGTCCTTTCCGCTCGACCGGCCGCCGATTGTCGTTTTGATCCAATGATTGCGCGCACCCGGCGCGCATCCCGTAGCCACGGCCAGCGCAGGGACGCTTAGGCCGACAACAGATACGGCACAGGCTGGCCGGCGCCCGATCGATAGGGACGCCAGCGATCCGCGCCGCATCGTCGGCCGAATAACCGCTGTCCGCTACCCAAGCAAAACCCGCCGTCTGTCGACGCGCGCCCTTTGGCGCGTGGGCAAACCCCAATGCACAAGGAGAATGGAAATGGCTGGAAAACATGATGCCGAAAAGCTCAAGACCCTGGCATCGGTCTCGACCGAACGCCGCAAGCTGATCGGCCAGGCGATTATCGACGGGTTGATCTCGCCCGGCGAAGCCGCCTTTTCGCCGGTAGCGGCCGACCCCGACTATAATCAGGGTCAGGGCGGCTACACTCAGAAGGGCGGCGACCACAAGCAGGGCGGCGGCGACTATAACCAGTCGCAGGCACTCACCAACATCCGCGATCTCGTCACCAACGTCATCCAGCCGGGCAATGTCGTTCAGCCCGGCAATGTCGCAGGCGGCGTTACACGCGGCGGCGGCCGCTAAAAGCGGCAGCTTCATTTATCTCGAGACGATGAAGGATTGCTCGTGAACCAGCAACTCGGCATCGCTCCGGCGGCGGACACCCTTGTTCGTCGCCGCGAGTGGCGGGCCAGCCAGCCCGATTCGATCGACGCGCTTCAGGTCGTCTACAAGGTGGCCGAGCGCTGCAACATCAACTGCAGCTATTGCTATTATTTCCACATGGGCGACGAAACGCCGCTCGAACGCCCCGCCTATGCGCCGCATGCGGTGACCGAGCGGCTGGCGCACTGGATGGCCGACGGCTGCGCGGAACTGCGCATCCCGCATGCCAAGCTCGCCTTTCACGGCGGCGAACCGGCGATGATCGGCGCCGACGCGTTCGGCAAGGCCTGCCGGACACTGCGCGACGTGATCGAACCCGTCGCAACGCTGTCGCTTGCGATCCAGACCAACGGCGTGCTGCTCGACGAGCGCTGGACCGACCAGTTCATCGAACATGCGGTCGGCGTCGGGATCAGCATCGACGGCCCGCAGGCGGCCAACGACCGCTTCCGGCTCGACAAGCGCGGCCGGTCGACCTTCCAGCGCAGCGAGGATGCGATCCGCCGCCTCGTCGCCGCGCGCCCCTATGGCGCGCCGCTGCCCTCGACGATCAGCGTGCTGCACAGCGCCAACGACTATCGCGACATCTATCATTATCTGCGCGATCTGGGGGTCGAGGAACTCAATTTCCTGCTCCCCGACCGCAATGTCGACGATACCGCCTTCCGCGCCTCGGACGAGGCGGCCGACTATGGCCGCTGCCTCTCGGAAATCTTCGACGCCTGGCTCGCCGAGGACAATCAGGCGGTGCGCATCAAGTTCATCGACCAGACGATGGTCCATTTCCGCGCCAGCGTGACCCCCGGCGCGATCTTTCGCCGCGGGCGCAAGAGCAATCAGGTGGTGATCGCGCGCAGCGACGGCACGGTGGCGATCGACGACAGCTATATCCCGGCGCTCGACTGGTACAGCCGCGCCCCGGTGCGGCCGATGGCAACGCATTCGCTGCGAGATTTCCTGGGCAATCCGATCTTTCAGGAGATCGAGACGACGGCGAACAGCATCCCCACCGGCTGCCGGGACTGCCGCTGGCGCGACATGTGCCGCGGCGGCGACCTCGAAAACCGTTTCTCGGCAGCGAGCGGCTTCGACAACCCCTCGGTCTATTGCGGCGCGTACAAGGGCCTGTACGCAACGGTTTGCCAGCGGCTCGTCGAAGGCGGTTATCCCGCTCATCTCGTCACAGAAAAATTCGGTGCCCTATGACTCACGACCAGACCGCGGCATGGCTGTTCCATCCGCTTTCCACCGACCGCTTCCTGTCCGACTTCTGGGCGAAGGAGCATCATCTCGTCCGCCGCAACGACCCTGGCTATTTCGCCGGCCTGTTCAGCGCCCGGGCGCTCGAGGAATTCCTCGAATATGGCCGCCCCGACCCTGCCGGTGTCCGGCTGGTCAAGGGCAAGGAGAAAAAGGAGCTCGCCGCCTATCGCCTCGGCAACGGCGCGATCGACATGGTTGCGCTGCGCAACGATTTCGCGGCGGGCTTCACGATCATCCTCAACGGCCTCGAACGCTATGTCGGCGCGGTCGCGGCGCTGGCACGCTCGCTGGAGGTCGAGCTCAACTTCGAAACGCAGGTCAACGCCTATATCACCCCGCCCGGGTCGCAGGGGTTCCTGCCGCATTACGACGACCATGACGTCATCATCCTGCAGATTCAGGGTTCGAAGCGCTGGCACATCTATGAACAGGAAGGCGACGTGCCCGCCAGCGAGCTGCAGCAGCGCGAGCTGTTCGTCGGCGAAGACCTGTCGCCCGCGACGCAATTGATCCTTCGCGCCGGCGACGTGCTCTACGTCCCGCGCGGCCGGGTCCACGCCGCCGAAACGCTCGACGAGACGTCGATCCACCTGACGCTCGGCATCCATCCGCCGAACATGCTCGAACTCGTCAAGGCGGCGCTCGACACGATGGCGATCCGCGACGACCGGGTGCTCGAACGGCTGCCGCCGCGCTACCTCAACGACCCGGCGCAGCGCGCTCGCCTCGCCGGGCTGGCGCGCGAGCTGGCGGCGATGATCGACGACCGCGCGATCGGCGATGCGGTCGGCGCGATCGAGGACAGCCTGCTCCGCCGCGGGCGCTGTCCGCCCGCCGGCCGGCTCGTCGACGACGTGACCGGCAGCGGCCACATCACCGAGGCGAGCCGGCTCGCGCGCAACCAGCCGCTCTATGCCCGCGTCATGGCGCTGCCCGGCGGGGTCGGGCTGCAATTCGCGCAGACGCTCGTCACCGCGGATAGCAACCACCGCGACGCGATGCTGTTCCTGTCGCGGCGAAAGGATCCGTTCCGCGTTGCCGAGATCCCGGGCATATCGGCGGGCGAGCAAACCGACCTCGCGCGCAAGCTGCTTGTCGACGGCTTCCTGGTCCAGGTGCCTGCGGCCTGACGATGCAACGGCTCGCACCGCCACCCCGCGCCGCGATCAGTGATAGGGCGGCGATCGAAGTCGGCCTGTTTCTCACCGGCCTGGCCGGGGAGGCGGAGACGGCGGCGCGGCTCGGGATTTGCCCCGCCGAGCTGCGCGAACTGCTCGACAGTCTGGCGCTGTCGCGCTGCGCGATGGTCCCCGTCGGGGTCGGCGACAATCTCGATATCCGTTTCCTCGACATGGCGGGCGAGGCGTTCGATGCGCCGACCTTCGACGATAGCGTCGATCACGCAAAGTCGCGGGCCGGGTCGCCCCGAACGTTCAGCCTGCCGGCCAACGCCATCGCTGCCGCCGAGCAGCCGCGCGCCGCCCCGGACGGCATCATCCTCCACGTCGGCCGCTGCGGCTCGACTCTCCTTTGCAACCTGCTCGCAAGCAACGGCGACTGGGCCGCGCTGCGCGAACCCGAATTTTTGAACGGCCTGTTCCTCGCCCGCGCCGCGACACGCGATCCGGCCGCGATCGATCGCATCGACACGCTGGCCGAGCAGCTGGCGGGCTGCCTCGCCCGCGCCGTGCGCCCACGCAAATCGCTCGTGAAGCTCAGTTCGTGGACAACCCCGCTCGCCGCGCCGCTGCTGGCGCGCTTCCCCGGCACCCCGGTCATCGTCGTCGTCCGCGACCCTTGGCAAACGGTCGCCTCCTTCCTTGCCGAACCGCCGCATTGGTATGGCCCCGCCAGCGCGGAGCTCGCGGCAAACGAAAGGGCCGGCGCGGTCCGGTTCTTCGCCGAAGCCTGGCGAAGCACGGTCGCAGCCGCACGGTACCTGCCCGGCGAGCGCATCATGTTCGTCGATTATGAGGCTATCGTCGGCAACCCCGCCGCAACCCTCGCCAAGCTCCGCCGTCATCTGGGCGACGAAGGCCCGCCGCCCGCCCCGGCGGCGCTGGAAGCGACGCTGGCGTCCTATTCCAAAGCAGCATCGACCGAGCCGTTCGACCCGTCGGGAAAGCACCGGCGCGCGGTTCTGCCCCCCGATCTCGCCGATATCGTCACCGCGGTCACTGCCGGCGAATGGTCTGGCTGTCGGCGCCGCGAAGCCGGCAAGGCGTTCGTCGAAGAAATGGCGCGCTCGGCCGCTTCCTCAAGCCGACGCCGATCCGGCGAAGAAGGCTCGCATTGGCAGTAAAGATATCGACGGCTGCGAAGATAGACGCCGTTCCCCAGGCCCTTACATCGGAGAATGGTCGGCGGCGAGGTTGCCTTCCCCCTGCCGCGAGCGATAGCTTGTGGCGTCTGTCGTGAAGTGCGCCTTGCCATAGCCGGCAAGCTGTTTTTCGATTTTGGCGACCAGTCGTCGGTCGGCAATGTTGCGTAATCCCGGCAGCCGCGATGCCAGAGCGAAGAGCCCGATGCGCGCCGCCACGAAAGCCCCGGCAGCGCCGGCCACGATCAGGTCGCCGACGCCGATATCGACGCCGATCGCTGCGGCCTTCGCCCGGTCACCGCCCATGAAGCTCCGCAGGAAAAAGAGCTTCGCCATCGCCCGCTCGAAGAAGGCATGCACCGTTTCGGCGAAGCTATCGCTCGCCCGGAGGTCCGCGGCCATCGTCGCGCGCAGAAGCTCGCCGCAAATATTGTCGTCATAGTCCTGGCGCAGCGTCGCGGCACGGGTCGACATCAAATCGACGATGCCCTGAGGGGTATCGGCAAGCAGTTCTTCGGGAAGGCCGAGCAGGAAGCAGCGATAGCGGGCAAGCTCGACGCGCGCGCGCTCTTCGCGGGTAAATTCGGTGCGCCCCTCGGCAATCATCTTGTACGACAGCAGGAAAATGGGGATCAGTCCGGCGGGCATCTGGTCGACCTGCGGGATCGGGAAGCCGTAGACGCGTTGGTCCCAGTCCCCGGGGCGCCGCAAGATGTTCGCCCGCACCATCGAATGCATCAGACGCACCATCGCGGCCGCCTTGAACCCCGGCCCGAAGCGCTCCAGCGCGCCCGGAAGCACCGATGTCGAGAAGAAGGTCGCCGTCTCCTTGACCCGCCGACCGGCGGTCTCGCTCGACAATGTGTTGGTGATTGCCATCGGCAGCGCCGAATATTTGTTCATGAACGTCGCAATGAAGGCGCCGCGAATGATGAAGGGCCCGAAATTGGCGGCGGAGTTCCGGTCAATCCGCGCACCCTCCTCCACCAGTGCCATGTCGACCCAGTCGGGTTTGCGCTCCATGTCGGCGATAAAGGCCGCGAGTTCGGGCGGTGCCCCGGCCACGCTTTCGATGCCGCTGTCGCAAGCCAGGACGAGCATGTCGACGAGCGCGCGAAAGCCATATTGGCGCATCAGCGCGGCATAGGCGTCGGCAACCAGGTCGCCCATCATCGAATAGGCACGGATCACCTCGACGCGCTCGCGATTCGACAGGATGGCCCGGCGCTGCTTCTCGGTCCCGTCGCCAAGCTGGGTGACGTCGCCCGGCTGGTCGGCGAAGCGCTCCGGCACGACGGTAAAATCGAAGGAGCCGTACATGCCGGGATTCGCGGCTTTCTGCGATTCCACTTTTGCCCAGAGGCTTTCCGTCGCAAGCTCGCTCAT
The Sphingopyxis macrogoltabida genome window above contains:
- a CDS encoding cupin domain-containing protein, translating into MTHDQTAAWLFHPLSTDRFLSDFWAKEHHLVRRNDPGYFAGLFSARALEEFLEYGRPDPAGVRLVKGKEKKELAAYRLGNGAIDMVALRNDFAAGFTIILNGLERYVGAVAALARSLEVELNFETQVNAYITPPGSQGFLPHYDDHDVIILQIQGSKRWHIYEQEGDVPASELQQRELFVGEDLSPATQLILRAGDVLYVPRGRVHAAETLDETSIHLTLGIHPPNMLELVKAALDTMAIRDDRVLERLPPRYLNDPAQRARLAGLARELAAMIDDRAIGDAVGAIEDSLLRRGRCPPAGRLVDDVTGSGHITEASRLARNQPLYARVMALPGGVGLQFAQTLVTADSNHRDAMLFLSRRKDPFRVAEIPGISAGEQTDLARKLLVDGFLVQVPAA
- a CDS encoding sulfotransferase family protein, yielding MQRLAPPPRAAISDRAAIEVGLFLTGLAGEAETAARLGICPAELRELLDSLALSRCAMVPVGVGDNLDIRFLDMAGEAFDAPTFDDSVDHAKSRAGSPRTFSLPANAIAAAEQPRAAPDGIILHVGRCGSTLLCNLLASNGDWAALREPEFLNGLFLARAATRDPAAIDRIDTLAEQLAGCLARAVRPRKSLVKLSSWTTPLAAPLLARFPGTPVIVVVRDPWQTVASFLAEPPHWYGPASAELAANERAGAVRFFAEAWRSTVAAARYLPGERIMFVDYEAIVGNPAATLAKLRRHLGDEGPPPAPAALEATLASYSKAASTEPFDPSGKHRRAVLPPDLADIVTAVTAGEWSGCRRREAGKAFVEEMARSAASSSRRRSGEEGSHWQ
- a CDS encoding oxygenase MpaB family protein; the encoded protein is MYGSFDFTVVPERFADQPGDVTQLGDGTEKQRRAILSNRERVEVIRAYSMMGDLVADAYAALMRQYGFRALVDMLVLACDSGIESVAGAPPELAAFIADMERKPDWVDMALVEEGARIDRNSAANFGPFIIRGAFIATFMNKYSALPMAITNTLSSETAGRRVKETATFFSTSVLPGALERFGPGFKAAAMVRLMHSMVRANILRRPGDWDQRVYGFPIPQVDQMPAGLIPIFLLSYKMIAEGRTEFTREERARVELARYRCFLLGLPEELLADTPQGIVDLMSTRAATLRQDYDDNICGELLRATMAADLRASDSFAETVHAFFERAMAKLFFLRSFMGGDRAKAAAIGVDIGVGDLIVAGAAGAFVAARIGLFALASRLPGLRNIADRRLVAKIEKQLAGYGKAHFTTDATSYRSRQGEGNLAADHSPM